The following coding sequences are from one Triticum aestivum cultivar Chinese Spring chromosome 5A, IWGSC CS RefSeq v2.1, whole genome shotgun sequence window:
- the LOC123106178 gene encoding 60 kDa jasmonate-induced protein, which translates to MDGSTVNRLVILFLLVLVLATSNSEHGHAGAVDAGNVVVVRVRLIGRGPDDKTTVAVQRHDLSFAGFTDGSGHWHAFPGLEHLFPTSTTLPFGSSYSDLIGGLANLPGVPLGREAMLEAIRVLAAYRPGADVQPVKRALAAMKVVMCEAQRVRPIKETLNDGWDTGARVAPEHLPYIEHWDTMSYEILRSNLMGKWDGPFTKILETEANIRSKEEALAVVGVLRSVDFEQVIEAHASPI; encoded by the coding sequence ATGGACGGATCCACCGTCAACCGACTCGTCATCCTGTTCCTCCTCGTACTTGTCCTCGCCACCAGCAACAGCGAGCATGGACACGCAGGAGCCGTTGATGCGGGCAACGTCGTCGTCGTCCGGGTCCGGCTAATCGGCCGCGGCCCGGATGACAAGACCACCGTCGCCGTGCAGAGACACGACCTCTCCTTCGCCGGCTTCACCGATGGCAGCGGCCATTGGCACGCCTTTCCTGGCCTTGAGCATCTCTTCCCCACGTCCACGACGCTCCCATTCGGCAGCAGCTACAGCGACCTCATCGGCGGCCTTGCGAACCTGCCGGGCGTGCCGCTGGGGCGGGAGGCCATGCTGGAGGCCATCCGCGTGCTCGCCGCCTACCGCCCCGGGGCCGACGTGCAGCCGGTCAAGCGGGCGCTGGCGGCGATGAAGGTTGTGATGTGCGAGGCCCAGCGGGTGAGGCCCATCAAAGAGACCCTCAACGACGGATGGGACACCGGTGCCCGCGTCGCCCCCGAGCACCTGCCCTACATCGAGCACTGGGACACCATGTCCTATGAGATCCTCCGCTCCAACCTTATGGGCAAGTGGGACGGGCCCTTCACCAAGATACTGGAGACGGAAGCCAACATCCGCAGCAAGGAGGAGGCGCTCGCCGTCGTCGGGGTGCTCCGGAGCGTCGACTTTGAGCAAGTGATTGAGGCTCACGCTTCCCCGATCTAA
- the LOC123106177 gene encoding probable nicotianamine synthase 2: protein MAAQNNKEVDALVEKITGLHAAIAKLPSLSPSPAVDLLFTELVTACVPPSPVDVTKLGPEAQEMREGLIRLCSEAEGKLEAHYSDMLAAFDNPLDHLGMFPYYSNYINLSKLEYELLARYVPGGIAPARVAFIGSGPLPFSSFVLAARHLPDTMFDNYDLCGAANDRASKLFRADKDMGARMSFHTADVADLAGELAKYDVVFLAALVGMAAEDKAKVIAHLGTHMADGAALVVRSAHRARGFLYPIVDPQDITLGGFKVLAVCHPDDDVVNSVIIAQKSKDVHVSGLRSGPAVGGQSARSTVPVVSPPCRFGEMVADMTQKREEFANAEVAF, encoded by the coding sequence ATGGCTGCCCAGAACAACAAGGAGGTGGATGCCCTGGTGGAGAAGATCACCGGGCTCCACGCCGCCATCGCCAAGCTGCCGTCGCTCAGCCCTTCCCCGGCCGTCGACCTGCTCTTCACCGAGCTGGTCACGGCGTGCGTTCCCCCGAGCCCCGTGGACGTGACCAAGCTCGGCCCGGAGGCGCAGGAGATGCGGGAGGGCCTCATCCGCCTCTGCTCCGAGGCCGAGGGGAAGCTGGAGGCGCACTACTCCGACATGCTCGCCGCCTTCGACAACCCTCTGGACCACCTCGGCATGTTCCCCTACTACAGCAACTACATCAACCTCAGCAAGCTGGAGTACGAGCTCCTGGCCCGCTACGTGCCTGGTGGCATCGCCCCTGCCCGCGTCGCCTTCATCGGCTCCGGCCCGCTGCCGTTCAGCTCCTTCGTCCTCGCCGCGCGCCACCTGCCCGACACCATGTTCGACAACTACGACCTGTGCGGCGCGGCCAATGACCGCGCCAGCAAGCTGTTCCGCGCCGACAAGGACATGGGCGCCCGCATGTCGTTCCACACGGCCGACGTAGCGGACCTCGCTGGCGAGCTCGCCAAGTACGACGTGGTCTTCCTGGCCGCACTTGTTGGCATGGCGGCTGAGGACAAGGCCAAGGTGATAGCACACCTCGGCACACACATGGCAGACGGGGCGGCCCTCGTCGTGCGCAGCGCACACAGGGCACGCGGGTTCCTGTACCCGATCGTCGACCCCCAGGACATCACCCTAGGTGGGTTCAAGGTGTTGGCCGTGTGCCATCCAGACGACGACGTGGTGAACTCCGTCATCATCGCACAGAAGTCCAAGGACGTGCATGTTAGTGGACTTCGCAGCGGGCCTGCTGTGGGTGGACAGTCTGCTCGCTCCACGGTGCCGGTGGTCAGCCCGCCGTGCAGGTTCGGTGAGATGGTGGCGGATATGACACAGAAGAGAGAGGAGTTTGCCAACGCCGAAGTGGCCTTTTGA
- the LOC123108571 gene encoding 60 kDa jasmonate-induced protein, which translates to MIAFLLFLLLALAASNTEHGGAVAAADDPPAALTILTLHGSHENTSLAVQTHDLSLAGFTDESLHWHAFPGHEHLIPTSKPLPFGSSYSELIGGLANLPGLPLGRDAMMHAVRVLSAYDPAADAEPVKWALAAVKVMICESGRLKPIRETVRSGWDSESRVAPEHLPYIEHWDTMSYEIIRANRTGKWEDGPFTKMLETQANIRSKEEAVAVMNMLMDADFEQVLKAHAIPINLE; encoded by the coding sequence ATGATAGCGTTCCTCCTATTCCTCTTACTCGCTCTCGCCGCCAGCAACACCGAGCACGGAGGTGCAGTTgctgccgccgacgacccacctGCCGCCCTTACCATCCTGACACTGCACGGTAGCCACGAAAACACCTCCCTGGCCGTGCAGACCCACGACCTCTCCCTCGCCGGCTTCACCGACGAGAGCCTCCACTGGCACGCCTTCCCAGGCCACGAGCATCTGATCCCCACGTCCAAGCCCCTGCCGTTCGGCAGCAGCTACAGCGAGCTCATCGGCGGCCTCGCCAACCTGCCGGGCCTGCCGCTAGGGCGGGACGCCATGATGCACGCCGTCCGTGTGCTCTCCGCCTACGACCCGGCCGCCGACGCAGAGCCAGTCAAGTGGGCTCTGGCGGCCGTGAAGGTGATGATCTGCGAGTCCGGGCGGCTGAAGCCCATCAGAGAGACCGTGAGAAGCGGATGGGACAGCGAGTCCCGCGTCGCCCCCGAGCATCTGCCCTACATCGAGCACTGGGACACCATGTCCTATGAGATCATCCGCGCCAACCGCACGGGCAAATGGGAAGACGGGCCCTTCACCAAGATGCTGGAGACCCAGGCCAACATCCGcagcaaggaggaggcggtggcggtgatGAACATGCTCATGGATGCGGACTTCGAGCAAGTGCTCAAGGCTCACGCCATCCCGATCAATTTAGAGTAA